One window of the Deltaproteobacteria bacterium genome contains the following:
- a CDS encoding addiction module antitoxin RelB: MANPARQIESKALKLSPRERARLAQRLISSLDDKVDSDAEAVWVREAERHLDELRTGKVKGKAAASVFRKARAALR, encoded by the coding sequence ATGGCGAATCCTGCACGTCAGATCGAGTCCAAGGCTCTGAAGCTCTCCCCACGGGAACGCGCCCGTCTTGCGCAACGTCTCATCTCCAGCCTCGACGATAAGGTGGATTCTGACGCCGAGGCAGTGTGGGTTCGAGAGGCTGAACGCCACTTAGACGAACTGCGCACCGGGAAGGTCAAGGGCAAGGCTGCTGCGAGCGTCTTCCGCAAGGCTCGAGCGGCCCTTCGGTGA
- a CDS encoding helix-turn-helix domain-containing protein translates to MEKAGWRLGSTKEFLGLTDEEEAVIDLKLALAKAVREERAKRKLTQDQLGRLLGSSQSRIAKMEAGDPSVSIDLLVRSLLRMGAGRRDLIRWLARPARRAA, encoded by the coding sequence TTGGAGAAGGCCGGCTGGAGGCTCGGATCCACCAAGGAATTCCTGGGCCTGACGGACGAGGAAGAGGCCGTCATCGATCTGAAGCTTGCTCTCGCGAAGGCAGTGCGGGAAGAGCGAGCGAAGCGGAAACTCACGCAAGATCAATTGGGGCGGCTGCTAGGATCGAGCCAATCGCGGATAGCGAAGATGGAAGCCGGGGATCCGTCCGTCAGCATCGACCTCTTGGTTCGTTCGCTGCTCAGAATGGGCGCTGGCCGCCGCGATCTCATCCGGTGGTTGGCCCGGCCCGCTCGGAGAGCAGCCTAA
- a CDS encoding ABC transporter permease has protein sequence MLRSSMAVAEKPRMARPAATHDYWFIARELTLSAFKLRDQGTLLGFLWTLLQPLAMLGVLYWLFRKQVGATVEHFGLYVLIGIVLWTFFASGTGKGLVSVVIRRDLINSVTFPRELIVVSSVLTVIVSSALEFCVVLVFAIGSGAGISWAWLALPLVLVMEGLLVIGTALLLAPWYVYARDLDNIWNIVLRIGFFLTPVFYLPEQFLSPAEQRLYLLNPVTQIMIHARQILLRHEVPSLAAMAGTLAFGVVLVAVGLANFRYFAPDLAEHI, from the coding sequence ATGCTACGTTCCAGCATGGCGGTCGCTGAGAAGCCGAGGATGGCCCGCCCCGCGGCAACCCACGACTACTGGTTCATCGCCCGCGAGCTCACGCTCTCGGCCTTCAAGCTCCGCGACCAGGGGACGCTGCTCGGCTTCCTCTGGACGCTCCTCCAGCCGCTCGCGATGCTCGGCGTCCTGTACTGGCTCTTCCGCAAGCAGGTCGGTGCGACGGTCGAGCATTTCGGCCTCTACGTGCTGATCGGCATCGTGCTCTGGACCTTCTTCGCCTCGGGGACGGGCAAGGGGCTGGTCAGCGTCGTCATCCGCCGCGACCTGATCAACTCGGTGACCTTCCCGCGCGAGCTGATCGTGGTGAGCTCGGTCCTCACCGTGATCGTGTCCTCGGCCCTCGAGTTCTGCGTCGTCCTCGTCTTCGCGATCGGCAGCGGGGCCGGCATCTCCTGGGCCTGGCTCGCGCTGCCGCTGGTCCTCGTGATGGAGGGGCTCCTCGTGATCGGCACCGCGCTCCTCCTGGCGCCCTGGTACGTCTACGCCCGCGACCTCGACAACATCTGGAACATCGTGCTCCGCATCGGCTTCTTCCTGACGCCGGTCTTCTACCTGCCCGAGCAGTTCCTCTCGCCCGCCGAGCAGCGGCTCTACCTGCTCAACCCGGTCACGCAGATCATGATTCACGCGCGGCAGATCCTCCTCCGCCACGAGGTGCCGTCGCTCGCGGCGATGGCCGGCACGCTCGCGTTCGGCGTGGTCCTGGTGGCGGTGGGACTCGCGAACTTCCGCTACTTCGCGCCCGACCTGGCCGAGCACATCTGA
- a CDS encoding ABC transporter ATP-binding protein, with protein MAEPLVEVSHLTKEFRVESARPPSLFNQLRRALWLGRQTRRLRALDDVNFQLEEGRSLGLVGDNGAGKSTLLRILSGIYRPTSGSCLVRGRLTPVLELGVGMHQDLSVRENVFLYGAMIGFRRAELQRRFDEIIAFAELEDFVEAKVKELSTGMRQRLTFSITAKIDSDLILLDEVLAVGDRSFRERSYAVFQRRRREGKTLVLASHDLGAIADLCDVSLLLHHGGQRAFGPTGEVLALYTGDGQRG; from the coding sequence ATGGCCGAGCCGCTCGTCGAGGTGAGCCACCTGACCAAGGAGTTCCGGGTCGAGAGCGCCCGCCCGCCGAGCCTCTTCAACCAGCTCCGCAGGGCGCTCTGGCTCGGCCGTCAGACCCGCCGCCTGCGGGCCCTCGACGACGTCAACTTCCAGCTCGAGGAGGGCCGCTCTCTCGGCCTCGTCGGCGACAACGGCGCGGGCAAGAGCACGCTCCTCCGCATCCTCTCCGGCATCTACCGTCCCACCTCCGGAAGCTGCCTCGTGCGGGGGCGCCTCACGCCCGTGCTCGAGCTCGGCGTCGGCATGCACCAGGACCTCTCGGTGCGCGAGAACGTCTTCCTCTACGGCGCCATGATCGGCTTCCGGCGCGCGGAGCTCCAGCGCCGCTTCGACGAGATCATCGCCTTCGCCGAGCTCGAGGACTTCGTCGAGGCCAAGGTGAAGGAGCTCTCGACGGGCATGCGCCAGCGCCTGACCTTCTCGATCACCGCGAAGATCGACAGCGACCTCATCCTCCTCGACGAGGTCCTGGCGGTCGGCGACCGGAGCTTCCGCGAGCGGTCGTACGCGGTCTTCCAGCGCCGGCGGCGCGAGGGCAAGACCCTCGTGCTGGCGTCGCACGACCTCGGGGCGATCGCCGACCTCTGCGACGTCTCGCTGCTGCTGCACCACGGGGGGCAGCGCGCCTTCGGACCGACGGGCGAGGTGCTGGCGCTCTACACGGGCGACGGTCAGAGGGGGTGA
- a CDS encoding class I SAM-dependent methyltransferase: MCGTSVPPGRASAAPRSRRASSADAAAASSGIRGVVTLAPCGTLGQCRRPAAGPSRWSSSLPSPSVNGEPVGGGESVARFWHRFGGRRRPPPAAPSLAPLEDPRGYAESWDNLARVDALDAICHGADAARFEDEGREDAEELRRFLQPHWCVLDFGCGIGRLETYLASHCREVHGVDVSAEMLERARRRLAGVPNVRLHHVQEPALPMFPDGHFDFALAFLVFHHLAKQDAFLVLREFGRVLRPGGRFFANFPNLLAPRYGQIFEDYARRRERAPHRVRPYTPEEVRWLLERLRIEVVEETVGEEIDILGTFRAP, encoded by the coding sequence ATCTGCGGAACATCGGTCCCACCGGGGCGGGCCTCGGCCGCGCCGCGGTCCCGTCGAGCGTCTAGCGCCGACGCCGCCGCGGCGTCAAGCGGAATTCGTGGCGTAGTGACGCTTGCGCCTTGCGGCACACTTGGGCAATGTCGCCGCCCGGCTGCGGGCCCGTCGCGATGGTCATCCTCTCTCCCCTCTCCCAGCGTCAACGGCGAGCCGGTCGGAGGAGGTGAATCCGTGGCGCGCTTCTGGCACCGCTTCGGCGGCCGCCGGCGCCCTCCGCCGGCCGCTCCGAGCCTCGCGCCGCTGGAGGATCCCCGGGGGTACGCGGAGTCCTGGGACAACCTCGCGCGCGTCGACGCCCTCGACGCCATCTGCCACGGCGCGGACGCTGCGCGGTTCGAGGACGAGGGCCGCGAGGACGCCGAGGAGCTGCGGAGGTTTCTTCAGCCGCACTGGTGCGTGCTCGACTTCGGCTGCGGCATCGGCCGTCTCGAGACGTACCTTGCATCCCATTGCCGCGAGGTGCACGGCGTGGACGTCAGCGCCGAGATGCTCGAGCGAGCGCGGCGCCGGCTGGCCGGCGTGCCGAACGTGCGGCTGCACCACGTCCAGGAGCCGGCGCTGCCGATGTTTCCGGACGGCCACTTCGATTTCGCGCTGGCCTTCCTCGTGTTTCACCATCTCGCCAAGCAGGATGCCTTCCTCGTGCTGCGGGAGTTCGGTCGGGTGCTCCGCCCGGGCGGCCGCTTCTTCGCGAACTTCCCCAACCTCCTCGCCCCGCGCTACGGGCAGATCTTCGAGGACTACGCCCGCCGCCGGGAGCGCGCGCCCCATCGCGTGCGGCCGTACACCCCAGAGGAGGTGCGCTGGCTCCTCGAGCGCCTGCGGATCGAGGTGGTCGAGGAGACCGTGGGCGAGGAGATCGACATCCTCGGGACGTTCCGGGCGCCTTGA
- a CDS encoding radical SAM protein, with the protein MFRRFRQQDAQLNVYNLAIMRQQHPRRFAFLRVDSNNDCNVHCVYCHNHRSADRLDAADLRAFLEQNVIRVDNFQLGCIMEPTLDPRMADLMLLVAGSRARPAHRFVLQTNGLLLHRHDHAKMRDAGLTHLSASIDSADPATHKLLRGGSSLSKTIANIVAFRTSCPAAEVEFITTVTRANVDAMDALVALGLDLGVSGFVLRAVFYLPENNVVDHARMPELLLGPDDFARMRDRLTARFGGRARFEFADSVTLDRSAQQMKADSFR; encoded by the coding sequence ATGTTCCGCAGATTCCGGCAGCAGGACGCCCAGCTCAACGTCTACAACCTCGCCATCATGCGCCAGCAGCACCCGCGGCGCTTCGCCTTCCTGCGCGTGGACTCCAACAACGACTGCAACGTTCACTGCGTGTACTGCCACAACCACCGCTCGGCCGATCGCCTGGACGCCGCCGACCTGCGCGCGTTCCTCGAGCAGAACGTGATCAGGGTCGACAACTTCCAGCTCGGCTGCATCATGGAGCCAACGCTCGACCCTCGCATGGCCGACCTGATGCTCCTCGTCGCCGGGTCGCGAGCGAGGCCGGCGCACCGATTCGTCCTCCAGACCAACGGTCTCCTGCTGCACCGGCACGATCATGCGAAGATGCGCGATGCGGGGCTGACGCATCTCTCCGCCTCGATCGATTCGGCAGACCCTGCCACCCACAAGCTCCTGCGGGGCGGCAGCAGTCTGTCCAAGACGATCGCCAACATCGTCGCCTTCCGGACGTCGTGCCCGGCCGCCGAGGTGGAATTCATCACGACCGTCACCCGGGCGAACGTCGATGCGATGGACGCGCTCGTCGCCCTCGGTCTCGACCTCGGTGTCAGCGGGTTCGTCCTGCGTGCGGTCTTCTACCTGCCGGAGAACAACGTCGTGGACCACGCGAGGATGCCCGAGCTCCTGCTGGGACCCGATGACTTCGCGCGCATGCGGGATCGCCTCACCGCCCGGTTCGGAGGCCGCGCCAGGTTCGAGTTCGCGGACAGCGTCACCCTGGATCGAAGCGCGCAGCAGATGAAGGCCGACTCCTTCCGCTGA
- a CDS encoding glycosyltransferase yields MRILYVVHGFPPDTVGGVELQCHALATALAASHAVGVLAWQSDASKPDYALEAGRQGALEVWRLNHLFTDLASFSGVYQNARIDALYDDVLEQWRPDVVHVQHLIGLSTGILERTKRRGIPLVLTLHDYWFGCPKGQRIRDPLVVCHEIDRQLCVTCLKPQNYELRAPRSPLGRWLRSARLPSRRRGLRILRQYDADMHRLLVLPDAIVTPSRFHREMYGRYGLDLGKAHVLPCGLATASFAGMARPPAGHFRVGFLGTLIPSKGAHVLLEAYRLLGRPDVTLDFHGPGLPYHGDTGYRARLEAAAATIPGTIRFHGRYDPGDVPRLLASLDALVVPSLWYESFSLVVREGFLAGVPVVAAGHGAMAEAIEHGVSGLLFTPGDPADLARQLARLLEEPGLRERLGRHPHGVASIEEVAARHLDLYTSLGNRGG; encoded by the coding sequence ATGCGCATCCTCTACGTCGTGCACGGCTTCCCCCCGGATACGGTGGGGGGCGTGGAGCTGCAGTGTCACGCGCTCGCGACCGCGCTCGCCGCCTCGCACGCGGTCGGGGTGCTCGCCTGGCAGTCGGACGCGTCGAAGCCCGACTACGCGCTCGAGGCGGGGCGGCAGGGCGCGCTCGAGGTATGGAGGCTCAATCATCTCTTCACGGACCTCGCGAGCTTCTCGGGCGTCTACCAGAACGCGCGTATCGATGCCCTCTACGACGACGTGCTCGAGCAGTGGCGACCGGACGTCGTCCACGTCCAGCACCTGATCGGCCTCTCGACCGGCATCCTGGAGCGGACGAAACGGCGCGGCATCCCGCTCGTGCTCACGCTGCACGACTACTGGTTCGGCTGCCCGAAGGGGCAGCGCATCCGCGATCCGCTCGTCGTCTGCCACGAGATCGACCGGCAGCTCTGCGTGACGTGCCTGAAGCCGCAGAACTACGAGCTGCGCGCGCCGCGGTCGCCACTCGGGCGCTGGCTCCGGAGCGCGCGGCTGCCGAGCCGGCGCCGCGGCCTTCGCATCCTGCGACAGTACGACGCCGACATGCACCGCCTGCTCGTGCTGCCCGACGCCATCGTGACGCCGTCGCGCTTCCACCGCGAGATGTACGGCCGCTACGGCCTCGACCTCGGGAAGGCGCACGTGCTTCCCTGCGGGCTCGCGACGGCGTCCTTCGCGGGCATGGCGCGCCCGCCGGCCGGCCACTTCCGGGTGGGCTTCCTCGGCACGCTCATCCCGTCGAAGGGCGCGCACGTCCTCCTCGAGGCGTACCGGCTGCTCGGGCGGCCCGACGTCACGCTCGACTTCCACGGGCCCGGGCTGCCTTACCACGGCGACACGGGCTACCGCGCGCGGCTCGAGGCCGCCGCCGCGACGATCCCGGGCACCATCCGCTTCCACGGCCGGTACGACCCGGGCGACGTCCCGCGCCTCCTCGCGTCCCTCGACGCGCTGGTGGTGCCCTCGCTCTGGTACGAGTCGTTCTCGCTCGTCGTCCGGGAGGGCTTCCTCGCCGGCGTCCCTGTGGTGGCCGCCGGGCACGGGGCGATGGCGGAGGCGATCGAGCACGGCGTGAGCGGGCTCCTCTTCACGCCGGGCGACCCGGCCGACCTCGCGCGTCAGCTCGCGCGCCTTCTCGAAGAGCCGGGGCTGCGCGAGCGCCTGGGGAGGCATCCCCACGGGGTGGCCTCGATCGAGGAGGTCGCGGCGCGGCACCTCGATCTCTACACGTCGCTCGGCAACCGGGGTGGCTGA
- a CDS encoding glycosyltransferase family 2 protein, with the protein MTPVSVVIPTLNGGAAFRACLEAIHRQQLDRPFEVICIDSGSTDATRRTCREFGVRLLDREGPFNHGLTRNQAIAAAEGELVALLTQDALPLGTDWLRHLVEALESTPEAAGAYGRQVIRDVTNPYQRWRLESWAATRTTRCVQRITDLTAFEASSPLEKLAVVAFDDVNSCIRKSVWREIPFSAVDFGEDVDWGLRVLRAGYAIVYEPAARVLHSHDDSLWVDFKRVYADHRNLNRLLGMRQIPTLRHVLRCTVSGVGHLWRSVPLADQAPARRLYWRLYAIAWTLVQNTAQYLGARASERAARSV; encoded by the coding sequence ATGACGCCGGTCTCGGTCGTCATCCCGACCCTGAACGGCGGCGCCGCGTTCCGCGCCTGCCTGGAGGCGATCCACCGCCAGCAGCTCGACCGGCCGTTCGAGGTGATCTGCATCGACTCGGGCTCGACCGACGCCACGCGGCGCACCTGCCGCGAGTTCGGCGTCCGGCTCCTCGACCGGGAGGGTCCGTTCAACCACGGCCTGACGCGCAACCAGGCGATCGCCGCGGCCGAGGGCGAGCTCGTCGCACTCCTCACCCAGGATGCCCTGCCGCTCGGCACCGACTGGCTCCGCCACCTGGTCGAGGCGCTCGAATCGACGCCCGAGGCGGCGGGAGCCTACGGGCGCCAGGTGATCCGCGACGTCACCAACCCCTACCAGCGCTGGCGCCTCGAGAGCTGGGCGGCCACCCGGACGACGCGCTGCGTGCAGCGGATCACCGACCTCACCGCGTTCGAAGCCTCCTCGCCGCTCGAGAAGCTGGCCGTCGTCGCGTTCGACGACGTCAACTCCTGCATCCGGAAGAGCGTCTGGCGGGAGATCCCGTTCTCCGCCGTCGACTTCGGGGAGGACGTCGACTGGGGGCTCCGCGTGCTCCGCGCCGGCTACGCGATCGTCTACGAGCCGGCCGCGCGCGTCCTCCACTCGCACGACGACTCGCTGTGGGTCGACTTCAAGCGGGTCTACGCCGACCATCGGAACCTGAACCGCCTGCTCGGGATGCGGCAGATCCCCACCCTCCGTCACGTGCTGCGCTGCACGGTCTCGGGCGTCGGGCACCTCTGGCGCTCGGTACCGCTCGCCGACCAGGCCCCGGCGCGGCGGCTCTACTGGCGGCTCTACGCCATCGCCTGGACCCTCGTGCAGAACACGGCCCAGTACCTCGGGGCGCGCGCCAGCGAGCGCGCCGCGCGCAGCGTCTGA
- a CDS encoding glycosyltransferase, translating to MSQYSHLTADLSNENSPITKIARLVGRDRLVLDVGCAHGYLAEVLRAQGCRVIGIERDPGDAQRARAHCEQVVERDVEEPGWEEELGGRRFDAIIFSDVLEHLREPHRVLERALPLLVPETGFIVASIPNVAHVSVRLELLLGSFRAEPLGILDRTHLHFFTRDAVAELFASAGLTVDAWDCTTNEVADPVIADYLGRAGLPYGPATRELFSGFEAAAYQFIVTARPSAAATVAAPALEKPLEATQQAARALAHLSAAAGPRDGGLRVLQAVHQFLPRHAAGTEIYCSDLSFALARRGHLVRVLSGAPYREDVGARAQLEDDQAILVERVPATRAYRWLGAVGGFFDRFDNPEARPVIRALLDRMRPDVVHIQHLLYLSAELMTECRTRGIPMVVMLNDYWFLCHKIKLRRRDGTLCAGPARGWNCCQCLKTPALVRSHLNPLAVGANLYRYAYLTRQLLKAERILAPSRYLRDVFVRNGVPAGRITVCDYGTASPPPELVPRLRDRPRRERLRFGFLGSFIFDKGVHVLVEAFNRLPAGAAELHLFGVPVEPAYVEDLERRARHPDIHWRGPVPHADRWRALAEIDVLVVPSIWYENSPLSIHEAQAAGVPVIGSAIGGIPELVHDGVDGRTVPADDVAALAACLEAVIADPACVARWRAAIVPPKTMDAHVDEIEAIYRELCGRELCGPRA from the coding sequence GTGTCGCAGTACTCCCACCTGACGGCCGACCTCTCGAACGAGAACTCGCCGATCACCAAGATCGCCCGCCTGGTCGGGCGCGACCGGCTCGTGCTCGACGTCGGCTGCGCCCACGGCTACCTCGCCGAGGTGCTGCGCGCGCAGGGGTGCCGGGTGATCGGGATCGAGCGCGACCCCGGGGACGCCCAGCGCGCCCGGGCCCATTGCGAGCAGGTCGTCGAGCGCGACGTCGAGGAGCCAGGCTGGGAGGAGGAGCTGGGCGGCCGGCGCTTCGACGCGATCATCTTCTCGGACGTGCTGGAGCATCTGCGGGAGCCGCACCGGGTGCTGGAACGGGCCCTGCCTCTCCTCGTGCCCGAGACGGGCTTCATCGTCGCCTCGATCCCGAATGTCGCGCACGTCTCCGTGCGTCTCGAGCTGCTCCTCGGCTCGTTCCGCGCCGAGCCGCTCGGCATCCTCGACCGGACCCACCTGCACTTCTTCACCCGCGACGCGGTCGCCGAGCTGTTCGCCTCGGCGGGACTGACGGTCGACGCATGGGACTGCACGACGAACGAGGTGGCCGATCCCGTGATCGCCGACTATCTCGGCCGCGCTGGCCTTCCCTACGGGCCCGCCACCCGCGAGCTGTTCTCCGGGTTCGAAGCCGCGGCCTACCAGTTCATCGTCACCGCGCGCCCGTCGGCCGCCGCGACCGTGGCGGCGCCGGCGCTCGAGAAGCCGCTGGAGGCGACGCAGCAGGCCGCCCGCGCCCTGGCGCACCTGAGCGCGGCGGCCGGCCCGCGCGACGGCGGGCTCCGCGTCCTCCAGGCGGTGCACCAGTTCCTGCCACGCCACGCGGCGGGAACGGAGATCTACTGCTCCGATCTCTCGTTCGCGCTCGCCCGGCGCGGACACCTCGTGCGCGTGCTCAGCGGGGCGCCGTACCGCGAGGACGTGGGCGCCCGGGCGCAGCTCGAGGACGATCAGGCGATCCTCGTCGAGCGGGTGCCGGCGACGCGGGCCTACCGCTGGCTCGGCGCCGTCGGCGGCTTCTTCGACCGCTTCGACAACCCCGAGGCCCGCCCCGTCATCCGCGCGCTCCTCGACCGCATGCGCCCCGACGTCGTCCACATCCAGCACCTGCTCTACCTGTCGGCCGAGCTGATGACCGAGTGCCGGACGCGCGGCATCCCGATGGTCGTCATGCTCAACGACTACTGGTTCCTCTGCCACAAGATAAAGCTCCGCCGGCGCGACGGGACGCTCTGCGCGGGGCCGGCGCGGGGCTGGAACTGCTGCCAGTGCTTGAAGACGCCGGCGCTCGTCCGCTCGCACTTGAACCCGCTGGCCGTCGGTGCCAACCTCTACCGCTACGCCTACCTGACTCGCCAGCTTCTCAAGGCGGAGCGCATCCTCGCCCCGTCGCGCTACCTGCGCGACGTGTTCGTCCGGAACGGCGTGCCGGCCGGGCGCATCACGGTCTGCGACTATGGGACGGCGAGCCCGCCCCCGGAGCTCGTGCCGCGGCTCCGGGACAGACCGCGCCGCGAGCGCCTCCGCTTCGGCTTCCTCGGCAGCTTCATCTTCGACAAGGGCGTACACGTGCTGGTCGAGGCCTTCAACCGCCTCCCGGCGGGGGCGGCCGAGCTGCACCTCTTCGGCGTGCCGGTCGAGCCGGCGTACGTCGAGGACCTCGAGCGCCGGGCCCGCCATCCCGACATCCACTGGCGCGGGCCGGTGCCGCATGCCGATCGCTGGCGGGCGCTCGCCGAGATCGACGTGCTCGTCGTGCCCTCCATCTGGTACGAGAACTCGCCGCTCAGCATCCACGAGGCGCAGGCGGCGGGCGTGCCGGTGATCGGGTCGGCGATCGGCGGCATCCCGGAGCTGGTGCACGACGGCGTCGACGGGCGCACCGTTCCGGCCGACGACGTCGCGGCGCTCGCGGCCTGCCTCGAGGCCGTGATCGCCGATCCGGCGTGCGTGGCGCGCTGGCGGGCGGCGATCGTCCCGCCGAAGACGATGGACGCGCACGTCGACGAGATCGAGGCGATCTACCGCGAGCTGTGCGGGCGCGAGCTGTGCGGGCCGCGCGCATGA
- a CDS encoding glycosyltransferase family 4 protein, which translates to MRIVVLCPYGVFPPRSGGHRLVHHTSLCLGERHDVFVFAMGLRRSDPLRLRSFVQRPGDRYVEYRHVTPLTFLSYLRRRRTGLPPLRASSVLDWTAPRRLRATIAAADVVQVEEPWQFAFARAAAACPVVVVVQNAEAALLAARGIAPRLVELAARLERAALAAADAVIFLSAEDREAMSRAYGLARDAFYTCGIGVDAALFRPASEAERTAAKAALGLAGPVALFAGSWHLPNRSAVAAVHRLARDAPGWTFVVAGSVGHPEESTAAVRVTGPVDDILPCFRAADVAINPMQEGSGVNLKVLEYLATGLPTVTTPFGIRGLAVADVVQVAEIAEFPAVLAGLRDAGERTRRGAAARRAAETRFGWEAVARAREEIFEAVRRRGV; encoded by the coding sequence ATGCGCATCGTGGTCCTCTGTCCGTACGGCGTCTTCCCCCCGCGCTCGGGGGGGCATCGCCTGGTGCATCATACGAGCCTCTGCCTCGGCGAGCGCCACGACGTCTTCGTCTTCGCGATGGGCCTCCGTCGCTCGGATCCTCTCCGCCTCCGCTCCTTCGTGCAGCGGCCGGGTGACCGGTACGTCGAGTACCGCCACGTGACCCCGCTCACCTTCCTCTCCTACCTGCGCCGCCGGCGCACGGGCCTGCCGCCGCTCCGGGCCTCGAGCGTGCTCGACTGGACCGCGCCCCGGCGACTGCGGGCGACGATCGCCGCCGCCGACGTCGTGCAGGTGGAGGAGCCGTGGCAGTTCGCCTTCGCGCGCGCCGCCGCCGCGTGCCCGGTCGTGGTCGTGGTGCAGAACGCGGAGGCGGCGCTCCTGGCGGCGCGCGGGATCGCGCCGCGTCTGGTCGAGCTCGCGGCCCGCCTGGAGCGCGCAGCGCTCGCCGCGGCCGACGCCGTCATCTTCCTCTCCGCCGAGGATCGGGAGGCGATGTCGCGCGCGTACGGGCTCGCGCGCGACGCGTTCTACACCTGCGGCATCGGGGTGGACGCCGCGCTCTTCCGGCCGGCGTCGGAGGCGGAGCGAACGGCGGCGAAGGCCGCGCTCGGCCTCGCGGGGCCGGTCGCCCTGTTCGCCGGCTCGTGGCACCTGCCGAATCGATCCGCAGTAGCCGCCGTGCACCGGCTGGCACGCGACGCACCCGGCTGGACGTTCGTCGTCGCCGGCTCCGTCGGCCATCCCGAGGAATCGACGGCGGCGGTGCGCGTCACCGGACCCGTCGACGACATCCTGCCCTGTTTCCGTGCCGCCGACGTGGCGATCAACCCGATGCAGGAGGGGAGCGGCGTCAACCTGAAGGTGCTCGAGTACCTGGCGACGGGGCTGCCCACCGTGACGACGCCGTTCGGCATCCGGGGCCTCGCGGTGGCGGACGTCGTCCAGGTGGCCGAGATCGCCGAGTTCCCCGCCGTGCTCGCCGGCCTCCGCGACGCCGGGGAGCGGACGCGCCGCGGCGCCGCGGCGCGGCGTGCGGCGGAGACCCGCTTCGGATGGGAGGCCGTGGCGCGCGCGCGCGAGGAGATCTTCGAGGCGGTGCGGAGGAGAGGTGTCTGA
- a CDS encoding glycosyltransferase family 2 protein has product MADAYPARCAPAPVLSAPPRVAIVILQWRGADETLGCLRSVAALDYPDYSVLVVDNHSGDDSVARLRREFPALAVHETAQNLGFVGGCNAGIEVVLADPAVRYVLLLNNDTRVEPDLLGEMVAAAEADPAAVVVGAANRTGDRHTSSGGYIRWWTGRYADVFDIRPARELEPVIEVDAVAGSSMLVRAEPLRAGVLLDPAFFCCFEETDWCLRLRARGGRILLATRARLEHRMFGTMGRPLHLYFRFRNRPLFMARHAHAIHWLTFVPYYFAEAAARIVGYTLAGRWAEARCVLLGVWDGARGRRGRGRVDAFLR; this is encoded by the coding sequence TTGGCCGATGCTTATCCCGCTCGCTGCGCGCCCGCCCCGGTGCTGAGCGCGCCCCCCCGCGTGGCGATCGTCATCCTCCAGTGGCGGGGCGCCGACGAAACGCTCGGCTGCCTGCGCAGCGTGGCCGCGCTCGACTACCCCGACTACAGCGTGCTGGTGGTCGACAACCATTCCGGGGACGACTCCGTCGCGCGCCTCCGGCGCGAGTTTCCCGCGCTCGCGGTCCACGAGACCGCCCAGAACCTCGGCTTCGTCGGCGGCTGCAACGCCGGCATCGAGGTCGTGCTGGCCGATCCGGCGGTGCGCTACGTGCTGCTCCTCAACAACGACACGCGGGTGGAGCCGGACCTCCTCGGCGAGATGGTGGCCGCAGCGGAGGCCGACCCGGCCGCGGTCGTGGTCGGTGCGGCCAACCGGACCGGCGATCGCCACACCTCGAGCGGCGGCTACATCCGCTGGTGGACGGGGCGCTACGCGGACGTGTTCGATATCCGGCCGGCCCGGGAGCTCGAGCCGGTGATCGAGGTGGACGCGGTCGCCGGCTCGAGCATGCTGGTGCGGGCCGAGCCGCTGCGGGCGGGCGTCCTCCTCGACCCGGCCTTCTTCTGCTGCTTCGAGGAGACCGACTGGTGCCTGCGGCTCCGCGCGCGCGGCGGACGCATCCTCCTCGCGACGCGCGCGCGCCTCGAGCACCGGATGTTCGGCACCATGGGAAGGCCGCTCCACCTCTACTTCCGCTTTCGCAACCGGCCCCTCTTCATGGCGAGGCACGCCCACGCGATCCACTGGCTGACGTTCGTGCCGTACTATTTCGCGGAGGCCGCGGCGCGCATCGTCGGGTACACGCTGGCGGGCAGGTGGGCCGAAGCGCGGTGCGTGCTGCTCGGCGTGTGGGACGGCGCGCGCGGCCGGCGGGGCCGAGGGCGGGTGGATGCGTTCCTGCGCTGA